In Plasmodium falciparum 3D7 genome assembly, chromosome: 13, the following are encoded in one genomic region:
- a CDS encoding Voldacs domain-containing protein, putative, which produces MPISLNSFKEEELISLEKGDFEPVLYKGSDIEFIYNKLNLGEGKLYILEKRLLWINENANKKNVTNFKELCTNNIYLNHYEKNRNFYLHLLNEVNNISIDSSNIALHAITSDKKICDNSCVYIQLNTDISDHLENWKNDEPVQRIIKSEQTNDDEENSDTDNDLPYDEISTPEILLVSKNSTDNDLIFRNMSNMDNSNNEDEEMDEEEDEQEEEEEEVEGDVVEDEENEDEENK; this is translated from the coding sequence ATGCCTATATCATTAAATAGTTTTAAAGAAGAAGAGCTTATCTCCTTAGAAAAAGGGGATTTTGAGCCTGTTTTATATAAAGGAAGTGATATTGagtttatttataataaattaaatttaggTGAAgggaaattatatattcttgaAAAACGTTTATTATGGATAAATGAAAATgcgaacaaaaaaaatgttacgAATTTCAAAGAATTATgcacaaataatatatatttaaaccaTTATGAGAAAAATAGAAATTTCTATCTACACCTTTTAAATgaagtaaataatataagtattGATTCATCTAATATTGCTTTACATGCCATAACAtctgataaaaaaatatgtgatAATTCTTGCGTATACATACAATTAAATACCGACATTTCTGACCATTTAGAAAATTGGAAAAATGACGAACCAGTGCAACGTATCATAAAGAGTGAACAaacaaatgatgatgaagagaATTCCGATACAGATAATGATCTTCCGTATGATGAAATTTCTACTCCTGAAATTTTATTGGTAAGTAAAAATTCAACAGATAACGATCTTATATTTCGAAATATGAGTAATATGGACAATTctaataatgaagatgagGAAATGGATGAGGAAGAAGACGaacaagaagaagaagaagaagaagtaGAAGGGGATGTGGTAGAAGACGAGGAAAAcgaagatgaagaaaataaataa
- a CDS encoding RING zinc finger protein, putative yields the protein MPVIPECCICRLSLKNNLCVEKNCGNIFHYNCMIKWMELQKSCPLCKSSCCKKNLLCIHYEINEDNNIKIDENILNKSKDELYEELSKYEADLIKTQNENEKYALEILTLTNKNKILSETVSKSNVKINEGKIEKEKLKDLKDEYLKDKILLTAKIEEYEKELKKYKLIENFLEDLNKEDLNRINLLFGFNILSISEQKNVILNYIKNCMTKEKKNEQIIKELNEQIVERDNQIQNFKEKLYKYKLNEEINDSNENKLSNDEKDTKPIKIKNKIIRRVATLESKRNRNRFRYSHNNNIISSNNTNLSKSKTSNDNILSNNNLDFINFIDNKINNSNSLESIQTTPKRKKFHPIEIDLLRNKSVDKLFSNLIDKNFEQQKKENFELYSNKTEPCPTQNNQSTPKAQLLPRSSLKVHENIKTSRHRKRKSLNSQSSKITDFFKKTMN from the coding sequence atgcctGTTATACCAGAATGTTGTATTTGTAGACTTagcttaaaaaataatttatgtgTAGAAAAGAATTGTggtaatatttttcattacaACTGTATGATAAAATGGATGGAGCTTCAAAAGTCCTGTCCTTTGTGTAAAAGTTCGTGTTGTAAGAAGAATTTATTATGTATCCattatgaaataaatgaagacaataacataaaaattgatgaaaatattttaaataaaagcAAAGATGAGTTATATGAAGAGCTGTCGAAATACGAAGCGGATTTAATAAAGacacaaaatgaaaatgaaaaatacgCTTTAGAAATTTTAAcattaacaaataaaaataaaatattaagtgaaactgttagtaaaagtaatgtaaaaattaatgaagggaaaattgaaaaagaaaaattaaaagatttaaaagatgaatatttaaaagataaaatattattgacAGCCAAAATtgaagaatatgaaaaagaattgaaaaaatataaattaattgaaAACTTTTTAGAAgatttaaataaagaagatttgaatagaataaatttattgtttggatttaatatattatctataaGTGAACAGAAAAATGTTAtacttaattatataaaaaattgtatgacgaaagaaaaaaaaaatgaacaaataataaaagaattaaatgaaCAAATTGTCGAAAGGGATAATCAAATTCaaaattttaaagaaaaattatataaatataaattaaatgaagaaattaatgatagtaatgaaaataaattatcaaaTGATGAAAAGGATACTAAAccaattaaaattaaaaataaaataattagaCGAGTTGCTACCTTAGAATCTAAAAGAAATCGTAATAGATTTAGATATAGtcataacaataatattattagtagtaataatacgAATCTCTCAAAATCGAAAACATCTAATGACAAtattttatcaaataataatttagattttatcaattttatcgataataaaattaataattcaaATTCTCTTGAATCTATACAAACCACaccaaaaagaaaaaaattccaTCCCATCGAAATAGACTTATTAAGAAATAAATCGGTTGATAAACTTTTTAGTAATCTCATAGACAAAAATTttgaacaacaaaaaaaagaaaattttgaattatattcaaataaaacAGAACCATGCCCTACACAAAATAATCAAAGCACACCAAAAGCACAATTATTACCAAGATCATCATTAAAAGtacatgaaaatataaaaacaagcAGACATAGAAAAAGGAAATCCTTAAATTCACAATCAAGCAAAATAACagacttttttaaaaaaacaatgaattaa
- a CDS encoding MSP7-like protein, with protein sequence MKSKKIICSSCLFLIFLSVIFCSEPDTNSFDENVKKNEVFNALNEHLESISNIVKVNIMDALSNNPSLIKKTYEAVEINDDDYVLEYVGDSTGKYGEGSIFYDESKKYNYRKYLDIENELRNMKGEDDDDFDEDDDDFDEDDEDDEDDEDDEDDVDDEDDLDVEDNVDDEYDDEHNHNYNDDKLSENPEKYSNYNKNIHEDKKKDNLNEPHFKQTHYIYSSNHDNNETSRFPKKNVPKYDEKLNNEFKTYLRRPEKKEETKEYPNNGCSVVQISIVTNEDFLKKVRERNKKRNNKKRTNIYDSDEESESSEETSKDPYSSGPYTVDHKNENCFPYKQNSDIHPNINNDNNDNNENNDNNENNDNNIPVNNKKNSHTPHVPKDTKNNIEKNHSNYNYKPINQENLSMYFNNNNKKKNKKNSQKNNQKNNQKNNQKHNQDLYNIKKNNDLPQYEESNKTYKKIFSNEHEPRPMITTSRYENKISNDNNNNNYNLNEQERKLIKNMIDIFIYTYKLNYTNSKSISKLFKNNLLKKNFRTYFTNYIYTLFNYGKTYNFLTPYNKDNDHMYRQLFDEAVQMMDLLINKMDLALNPTKL encoded by the coding sequence atgaaaagcaaaaaaataatatgttcatcttgcttatttttaatatttttaagtgTAATATTTTGTAGTGAACCAGATACAAATTCATTTGATGAAAATGTAAAGAAGAATGAAGTTTTTAATGCCTTAAATGAACATTTAGAAAGTATAAGTAATATCGTAAAAGTAAATATTATGGATGCCCTTTCAAATAACCCTtcgttaataaaaaagacaTACGAAGCTGTTGaaataaatgatgatgattatgTTCTGGAATATGTTGGGGATTCGACAGGAAAATATGGAGAGGGCTCTATATTCTATGATGAAAGtaagaaatataattatagaaAGTATTTAGATATAGAAAATGAATTACGAAATATGAAAggtgaagatgatgatgattttgatgaagatgatgatgattttgatgaagatgatgaagatgatgaagatgatgaagatgatgaagatgatgtagatgatgaagatgatctAGATGTTGAAGATAATGTAGATGATGAATATGATGATGAGcataatcataattataatgatgacaAATTGAGTGAAAATCCTGAGAAGTattcaaattataataaaaatatacacgaagataagaaaaaagataATTTGAATGAACCACATTTTAAACAAactcattatatatattcatcaaATCACGATAATAATGAAACATCTAgatttccaaaaaaaaatgtacctaaatatgatgaaaaattaaataatgaatttaaaacatatttaaGAAGACCtgaaaagaaagaagaaaCAAAAGAATATCCTAACAATGGATGTTCTGTAGTTCAAATATCTATAGTAACTAATGaagattttttaaaaaaagttagagaaagaaataaaaagagaaataataaaaaaagaacaaatatttatgataGTGATGAAGAATCAGAAAGTTCAGAAGAAACAAGTAAAGATCCCTATTCATCGGGTCCATATACAGTTgatcataaaaatgaaaattgtTTTCCTTACAAGCAAAATTCAGATATTCatccaaatataaataatgataataatgataataatgaaaataatgataataatgaaaataatgataataatatacctgttaataataaaaaaaattctcaTACTCCTCATGTACCAAAAGATaccaaaaataatatagaaaaaaatcatAGTAACTATAATTACAAACCAATTAATCAAGAAAATTTATCAatgtattttaataataataataagaagaagaataaaaagaatagtcaaaaaaataatcaaaagaATAATCAAAAGAATAATCAAAAGCATAACCAAgatctttataatataaaaaaaaataatgatctACCTCAATATGAAGAATCTAATAaaacttataaaaaaattttttcaaATGAACATGAACCACGTCCGATGATAACAACATCCagatatgaaaataaaatatcaaatgataataacaacaataactATAATTTGAATGAACAAGAAAGAAaacttattaaaaatatgatagatatatttatttatacatacaagTTAAATTATACAAACAGTAAATCTATatctaaattatttaaaaataatttacttAAAAAAAACTTCCGTACTTATTtcacaaattatatatatacactttttaattatggaaagacatataattttctaacaccttataataaagataatgatCATATGTATAGACAATTATTTGATGAAGCTGTACAAATGATGGATCtacttattaataaaatggaCTTAGCTTTAAATCCCAcgaaattatga
- a CDS encoding histone H3-like centromeric protein CSE4, which yields MVRTKKNIPNHNPLNAFNRDKSFKTNKTLPNRTVHHGISSKTTNINRPSVNRGGINEVAQKNLHRTNIRKPHRYRPGVLALKEIRAYQASTQLLIPKIPFVRVVKEITRLFELPDEQFRYTPEALLALQTASEAYLVSLFEDAYLCSLHANRVTLMPKDIHLARRIRGRD from the coding sequence ATGGTGAgaacaaaaaagaatataccAAATCATAACCCCTTAAATGCATTTAATAGGGACAAGTCATTtaaaacaaacaaaacaTTACCAAATAGAACAGTACACCATGGAATTAGTTCCAAGACTACTAATATAAACAGACCCAGTGTAAATAGAGGAGGTATAAATGAAGTTGCACAAAAAAACTTGCACAGGACAAATATAAGGAAACCCCATAGATACAGGCCAGGTGTATTAgcattaaaagaaataagagCATATCAAGCATCGACTCAATTATTAATACCTAAAATTCCATTTGTTCGAGTAGTAAAAGAAATTACAAGATTATTTGAATTACCAGATGAGCAATTTCGTTATACACCTGAAGCATTATTAGCTTTACAAACAGCATCAGAAGCATATTTGGTTAGTTTATTTGAGGATGCTTATTTATGTTCATTACATGCAAACAGAGTAACACTTATGCCCAAAGATATTCATTTAGCTAGAAGAATACGCGGAAGAGACTAA
- a CDS encoding chaperone binding protein, putative encodes MVDDKNKDKNCSKKDEKNNKIDEDKEFDEKVKNMSFDDKVRKILDLKLEGNNDYKNKNYEKAINKYNEGMKYMKKIENKNEKIKELEIALYLNLSICYSNVEKYNEAYDNITKVLSLDKTNAKGMFRLCQIEFNRCNFDVAKDKIQEFIKIYPDNIEAKKLLKNIILKQNEHNKKQKEAFSKIFEKASGLYDDREKEIMRKKKEKYEKEMKERKEKNEDIIKFEEWEILDNEKRIKEDEEKRKEKEKEREKQNEKEKQKQKEMEKKNKNKNDSLMSSSTTNNNSSYLDIDEEDQKIINETKKMGYCYFKKDIKEDDKKFFEKNIPKKIDTTNYENSNTLYNNQNNKAISSWNAAGTTYEEKDMTKWAKNKIEECLKNIHFKNDDDSDFLNLNNQNGNNFSSVNYPDILPIQYLSKIQLNDVKNLSVDAQIVVIRGTKRHIFELSCNLDITIFINITELHVHKVLVEIKELSSELEAGKTWKNFITIKKNDKLKIPDNLFNDIYDFVIEKVQQQIKNFTQEYNKM; translated from the coding sequence atggtcgACGATAAGAATAAGGACAAGAATTGCTCAAAAAAAgatgagaaaaataataagatagATGAAGATAAAGAATTTGatgaaaaagtaaaaaatatgagTTTTGATGATAAagtaagaaaaatattagatTTAAAATTAGAAGgaaataatgattataaaaataagaattatgaaaaagctataaataaatataatgaaggaatgaaatatatgaaaaaaatagaaaacaaaaatgagAAAATTAAAGAGTTAGAAATagctttatatttaaatttaagtATTTGTTATTCAAAtgtagaaaaatataatgaagcttatgataatattactaAGGTTTTAAGTTTGGATAAAACAAATGCCAAAGGTATGTTTCGATTATGTCAGATCGAATTTAATCGTTGTAATTTCGATGTTGCTAAAGATAAGATTCaagaatttattaaaatttatccAGATAATATAGAAGCcaagaaattattaaaaaacattattctaaaacaaaatgaacataataaaaaacaaaaagaagcGTTTTCtaaaatttttgaaaaagCTTCAGGACTTTATGATGAcagagaaaaagaaataatgagaaagaagaaagaaaaatatgaaaaggaaatgaaagaaagaaaagaaaaaaatgaagatattataaaatttgaaGAATGGGAAATTCtagataatgaaaaaagaattaaagaagatgaagagaaaagaaaagaaaaagaaaaagaacgagaaaaacaaaatgagaaggaaaaacaaaaacaaaaagaaatggaaaaaaaaaataaaaataaaaatgattccTTAATGTCTAGTTCAACaactaataataattcatctTATTTAGATATAGATGAAGAAgatcaaaaaattattaatgaaaccaaaaaaatgggatattgttattttaaaaaagatattaaagaagatgataaaaaattctttgaaaaaaatattcccaaaaaaattgatacaacaaattatgaaaattcaAATACATTATacaataatcaaaataataaagctATATCATCTTGGAATGCAGCAGGAACTacatatgaagaaaaagatatGACTAAGTGggcaaaaaataaaatagaggagtgtttaaaaaatatacattttaaaaatgatgacGATTCAGATTTTTTAAATctaaataatcaaaatggAAATAATTTCTCATCAGTAAATTATCCAGATATTTTACCAATTCAATATTTATCCAAAATACAATTAAATGatgtaaaaaatttatcTGTTGATGCTCAAATAGTTGTTATAAGAGGTACAAAAAGACATATTTTTGAATTGTCATGTAATTTAGATATTACcattttcattaatataacAGAATTACATGTGCATAAAGTTCTTGTAGAAATAAAAGAACTTTCTAGTGAACTAGAAGCTGGAAAAACAtggaaaaattttattaccATTAAAAAGAATGATAAGTTAAAAATTCCGGATAACCtttttaatgatatatatgatttcgTGATTGAAAAGGTCCAAcaacaaattaaaaattttacgCAAgagtataataaaatgtaa
- a CDS encoding MSP7-like protein → MKGRIISFSFFLFCMVHFVFCDKNTFPKEIIEYEKDLELAKIKEKLQNLNDIIVDKLIESFKDNVDVLKVIIQELEKEKEKENKLAKKKREISNNDFLNNKNSNKIKGQGFFTSTWKQIKGNSEENSENQQKSSKSQSLQSNEPNKLNQENISPVQTTITNTNVDNTISVIKYLDNAYDEVLKEMNLSKNSDNEKYRSRFDNFKQGFENLILNQNEYELIKRLILAFSNQEESGTNKKNHIVNMLKKALEEEKFSDEFKNFIYGIYAYAKKHNYLRLIDSNRDIYKNVFENATNLLDTLQMKLKRVPSQ, encoded by the coding sequence atgaaaggtagaattatatctttttcatttttccttttctgtATGGTTCATTTTGTATTTTGTGATAAAAATACATTCCCTAAAGAAATAATTGAATATGAAAAAGACTTGGAATTagcaaaaataaaagaaaaattacaaaacTTAAATGACATAATAGTAGACAAATTGATAGAATCCTTTAAAGATAATGTTGATGtattaaaagtaataattcaagaattagaaaaagaaaaagaaaaagaaaataaattggcaaagaaaaaaagggaaataagcaataatgattttttaaacaataagaatagtaataaaattaaaggaCAAGGATTTTTTACTTCTACATGGAAACAAATAAAAGGAAATTCTGAAGAAAATTCGGAGAATCAACAAAAATCATCAAAAAGCCAATCGTTACAATCAAATGAaccaaataaattaaatcaaGAAAATATATCCCCAGTACAAACCACCATAACAAATACAAATGTTGATAATACAATATCtgtaattaaatatttagatAATGCTTATGATGAAGTTCTTAAGGAAATGAATTTATCCAAAAATTcagataatgaaaaatatcgTAGCAGGTTTGACAATTTCAAACAAGGATTTGAAAATTTAATCCTTAATCAAAATGAATATGAACTTATTAAGAGACTTATTCTTGCTTTTTCTAATCAAGAAGAATCAGGtactaataaaaaaaatcatatagtAAATATGCTCAAAAAAGCTTTAGAAGAAGAGAAATTTAGTgatgaatttaaaaattttatttatggtATTTATGCATATGCCAAGaaacataattatttaagaCTTATAGATTCTAATAGggacatatataaaaacgtTTTTGAAAATGCAACCAACTTATTAGATACTTTACAGATGAAACTTAAGAGAGTTCCATCACAATAA
- a CDS encoding MSP7-like protein — protein sequence MQSEFFICVTFFFVLLHYISCNKPTRNISVKSNKDKDELNNIKEKLDLINNSIKDKVIENFKEDIELLKKKVDDLEKRKSDNTLGKRQKKEDDDDEEETDEDDDEDSDEDDEEQEELNVEPKEREDEQEETDDEQKETEDEQKETEDEQKETEDEQKETEDEQKETEDEQKESDDEQKETEDEQKETEDEASEEYSDNEEDDEEDEEDDEEENEENNDNETNEENEDNDENEDNDENEEEIEVTDVEFVGQSTNKNVRNNMIRNSNKDIKSSSQNSSIKAQNSSTKIGNTPTKLSTQNTKSNSTSNQLITQLQSEKSSSKVDNNKNNTNEIKYMDKLCDDVLTELKEKDNVDNNMNHSKYNNLKKEFSTFTMNQNECDLIKKLIITFSQENVEMKRDSIKEIFLKALDDKKYREVFKNFMYGVYSYAKRHNYLDIEKMEKNERAYKKLFENTLNLLDTI from the coding sequence ATGCAAAGTGAATTCTTCATTTGtgttacctttttttttgtgcttTTACATTATATTTCTTGTAATAAACCAACACGTAATATATCTGTGAAATctaataaagataaagatgaattgaacaatataaaagaaaagttagatttgataaataattctataaaagataaagttattgaaaattttaaagaagatattgaattattaaaaaaaaaggtagaCGATTtggaaaaaaggaaaagtgATAACACACTCGGGAAAAggcaaaaaaaagaagatgatgatgatgaagaagagacggatgaagatgatgacgAAGATTCCGATGAAGATGACGAAGAACAAGAAGAATTAAATGTGGAACCAAAAGAAAGAGAAGATGAACAGGAAGAAACAGACGATGAACAAAAAGAAACAGAAGATGAACAAAAAGAAACAGAAGATGAACAAAAAGAAACAGAAGATGAACAAAAAGAAACAGAAGATGAACAAAAAGAAACAGAAGATGAACAAAAAGAATCGGATGATGAACAAAAAGAAACAGAAGATGAACAAAAAGAAACAGAAGATGAAGCGTCTGAAGAATATTCTGATAATGAAGAAGAcgatgaagaagatgaagaagatgatgaagaagaaaacgAAGAAAATAACGATAATGAaacaaatgaagaaaatgaagataatgatgaaaatgaagataatgatgaaaatgaagaagaaatagAAGTTACTGATGTTGAATTTGTAGGACAaagtacaaataaaaatgtaagaaataatatgatCAGAAATTCTAATAAGGATATAAAATCTTCTTCTCAAAATTCATCAATCAAAGCTCAAAACAGTTCAACCAAAATTGGAAATACACCAACGAAATTATCTACACAAAATACAAAATCAAATTCAACATCTAACCAATTAATAACTCAATTACAAAGCGAAAAATCATCCTCAAAAGTagataacaataaaaataatacaaatgaaataaaatatatggataAACTTTGTGATGACGTTCTTACTGAATTAAAGGAAAAGGATAatgtagataataatatgaatcatagtaaatataataatctcAAAAAGGAATTTTCTACTTTTACTATGAATCAAAATGAATgtgatttaataaaaaagttgATTATTACCTTTTCTCAAGAAAATGTAGAAATGAAAAGAGATTCcataaaagaaatttttttaaaagctttggatgataaaaaataccGTGAAGTATTTAAAAACTTCATGTATGGTGTATATAGTTATGCAAAACGTCATAATTATTTGGATAttgaaaaaatggaaaaaaatgaaagggcctataaaaaattattcgaAAACACACTTAACTTATTAGATACCATATGA